Within Desulfurobacterium thermolithotrophum DSM 11699, the genomic segment CTTAACTTTTTTTCATTTTTAAGCTTAGATATATAGTTATCTATTTCCTTAATCCCTTCTTTAATTTCTTCCTGGTATTTTTTGAAATATTCAGTGGTTTCAATCTTATTTTTTTCTGCTTCATGAAGGAGTAGTTTTTGAACCATTAACTCTTTAGTGGCTGCAATTTTATCTGCAAGGGTAAAAAACCAATTACCTTTTCCTTTTTCTTTAATAATTTCAGCTTTGTAATGTTTATAGTAAGATTTAAATTCAGGAATCGTTATACAAATATTATCAACTTTGGTATATGCTACACAGTCTGATGAAGAATTTGTTGCATAGGTATTATGCAAACCAACAAAAAAGAATAGTATAAACATTGACAAAAATTTTTTAAGAGCATTCATCAAGTCATACCTCCAACAGAATTTAAAATTAAATATAGCAAAATCATAGCACATGAGCAAATTTTAATCAGTATAAAATAACAAAATAAAAAAATAAAGGGAGGAGAATCAAAAGACTCTCCTCCCTTTAAAGATTATTTCCTAATTATTAGTGAATGTGATGCTTCTTCTTGTACTTCTCTACCTTCTTCACGTGCTTCTTAATCCAGGATACGTACTTGCTTACGTAATCTGCTCCAAGTCTTGGCTCTACACTGCTTTCAAGCCACTCTACAAGCTCAAATGCTACTCTGTAAATTCCTTCCCACCAAATGTATCCTGGTGCATAGTGGAACATCGCTATCTCTGTTGGTCTAACTGCCATCGCTCCAATGTCTCTTACTATCTTCCTGTCAAGTGGTGTGTTAAGTCCCGCCTTCTCAAGGTCTCTCTCAACCTGGAACGCTACTCTTCTGAAGTAGTCAAGTACTCCCATTGTGAGGTCTCCACCTATGAAGCAGTTTGCTACCCACTGCTTGGTGTGACACTGGGTACACATCGCAAATGCTCTTTCTCTGTTCTTGATTCCATCTGTCGGATACTTAACGCTTGGTAGTCCTGGGTGTGGTCTTCCCGCTTTCCTTACAAATACTAACTTCCACATTCCAAGCTTCCACTTACAGATTGAAGCTGGGTTGTGGGTTGGAGCATATATCATTTTATCTCCTTGATATACTGCTCCCATGTGACATGTTCCACATGTCGGCGCAAAGTAGTCTTGACCAGCCTTTATTGCTGGGGCATCCATGTTCCATTCATCAAACTGAGATAAGAACATTGCTCCATGCATTGATTTTCCAAACATTTCGTAGTTTGGATGGTCTTCAGATTCGTGACATCTTCCACATGCTCCTATTCCTGCTCTTACTATCTTGAGTCTGAAGCTGTGGAATGGGTGACATGCTGCACAGTTTCCTATTGTTCCGTCTGGGTTGATAGTTCCTGCCCCTATCATTGGCCATGTACGTAGGTCAAATACTACCTTGTCTTTCGTCTTTTTCGCTATCTCTATCTTTGTTCCGTGACAGGAGTAACATCCCCAGTTCGCAAAGATCTTAATTACTGCTGATGCTTTTGGTCTTGGTGTCTTGAGGTTGTTTGGTACTCCAGCGTATGGCCAGCATGGGTCGTTTATTATATCGTCCCATGTAGATTCTCCGTTTGTTGTTTGGTGCGGTATTACTGTGTTCTTGTCCCATCCCATCATTTGCATTACGATTACTGCAAAGTTTCCACCAGACTTAGCTTCTGCTTTCTGGGAAATTAATCCAGAGTGTGCGTGAATTGAGTCCATGTATTCTTTTGCAACTTTTGGGTGACATACTCCACACTGCTTTGGTGTTACTAGTGTTGAAATTGTGAATCCGTAGTGGTCATATGCTGCTGGGTTAGATTCGTCTGTCTTGTGACATTCGTAACATCCTACTCCGTTGTAAAAGTGCTTTGATCTCTTCCAGTCGTTTACTACAAATGGTGTAGCCTTGCGGTGACAGTCAAGACACTGGGATGACTCTTTGGAGAGACCAGATGCTGAGTAGTTTGTGTAGTCGTACTTAGCAGCTGCATCGGTAGTATAAATACCAAGTGATAAAATACCTGCAGCTGCTATGGTGGCTAATTTCATTAGCCCTCTCATAGCTACCTCCTGTTCTGATTTTTGATTAATAGTATACTTCTCTAAAATTAGGGTTGTCAACATAAATTTTTATGATTTTTTCTTATAATTATTTTTTTTATTTTTATTACAGAATAAATCTTCTGTTATATAGGGTTTTTGCAGTAAATTTAAATTTCTTCTATAGTTTGCTTATAAATACACAATAAGTATAATAGAAAGGAACCGTTCTTTTTGGTTTTACTTTTTTAATTAAAAAATAGAGATGAAGTTTTTATAGGTCTTATTCAAGAGTTAAATAAGTTTTAGATTAAAGGATACAAAAGCTTGGAAAGAAAAGAAAGTTGAGGCGTAGCAAAAACTACGCCCCAAGGCTCATAGCAAACTTTGTAATGAAATAACCACCAAAAATTAACCATAAGAACAAAACAAAAGCAAGATATATAGGTTTTAACCCTACTCCCTTGAATTTATCCATACTTGTTTCCATTCCGAGTGCTGTCATTGCCATAGTAAGAGCAAAAGTATCAAGAGCATTGATATAAGAAACTACTTTTTCTGGTAAAAGATGTAGAGAATTAAATCCTGCAACTGCAATAAATCCTATTGCAAACCAAGGAATTGTTATCTTTGTTTTTTCATTACTTGCTAATGCTTTCCCAAGTTTTGGTAATAATAAGCTAAGGATTATTAAGAAAGGAGCTATTAGCATTACTCTAATCATTTTTACAATAATTGCATCTTTTGCTACCTCTGGTCCTATTGCATTTCCAGCAGCTACAACGTGTGCAACTTCATGAACAGTTGCACCAATGTATACTCCCATAGTTTCAGGATCAAAATGTACATATCCTGCTTTATAAAGGAAAGGATAAAGAAACATAGCTATTGTTCCAAAAAGAACAACTGTAGAAACTGCTATTGCACTCTTATGCGCTTCAGCTTTTACCACAGGTTCAGTTGCTAACACAGCTGCAGCTCCGCAAATAGAACTTCCAGCACTTGTTAAGATAGAAGTATCTCTATCAAGTTTAAAGATTTTAGTTCCCAGTAGATAGCCTATGAAAAACGTAGAGAAAACAATGGAAACACTTGCAACTATTCCAGGAATTCCTACTGCTGCTATACTTTGAAAAGTTATTCTAAATCCATAGAAAACAATTGCTGCTCTTAAGAGTGTTTTTGTTGAAAAAATAATGCCTGGAGTCCATGCTTCTGGAAGCTTATTTCTCAAAGTATTAGCGTAAAACATTCCAAGTACAATTCCTATAATTAAAGGACTTATACCAAGATGTGAAAAGAAAGGACATTGAGAAATGTACGTAGCTGCAATAGCGAATAGAGCAACAAACAGTATACCATTTAGCGTGTGAGCTCGATTTTCTTTACTAAAAGCCATTTTTTCCCTGCCTCCTGATTAAATTATGGATACCTAAATTTGAATAATCCAATTCTAAGCGTCAAGCTTCTTATTTTATCTTTCTTATAAAGACTTAAGAAAGATATATATTAAAGATTAAATAAGATGTAGTCAAAAGCAAGGAGTACCCTAAAAACTTGGAACTTAGCTTTTTTCTTACTCATGAAAACGAAACAAGAATTTCAATCTATCTTAACAGATAAACTATGATACCCTTTGAAAAGAATACACTGATACAATTTTCAAAAAACTAATATTCTATAAATTTAACTTTCAGCTTCATAATATCTACTGATTTTATTTTTCCACTATCTTAATTGATATAATTTTATTTAATGATTATCCATAGGGGTTGATATTAGACATGCCAAGACCTTCTTGGGATGAATATTTTATGTCTATAGCCGAAATGGTTTCTACTCGTTCTACGTGTATTAGAAGAAAAGTTGGTGCTGTTCTTGTAAAAGACAAAAGAATAATAGCAACCGGCTATAATGGTCCTCCATCTGGATTAAAACATCCTGAAGAAGTTGGATGTCTTAGAGAAAAGTTAAACATTCCTAGTGGAGAAAGACACGAACTTTGCAGGGGGCTTCACGCAGAGCAAAATGCCATAATTCAAGCAGCACTTCATGGAGTTTTTACAAAAGGAAGTATTCTCTACTGTACTCACTGTCCTTGTTCTCTTTGTACAAAAATGCTCATAAATGCAGGTGTAGTGAAAGTTATCTACAAGGAAGGATATCCTGATCAGCTGGCTAAGGAATTAGCAGCAGAAGCTAACTTACCGATGATTCAGTTTAAAAAAGAAGAAGACTAACGAGGAATTTTTACTTCTAATTCAAGTTCAACGTTGAATTTTTCTTTAACTCTTTCTTTTGCAATGGAAATAAGCTTCTTAAATTCTTCAAAACTTCCTTTTTCATTTATACAAAAGTTTGCGTGAATTTCAGAAAACTTTACTCCTCCAACTTTAAACCCTTTCATTCCTACAAGGTCTAAGAGTTTTCCTGCAGAATCTCCCAAAGGATTTTTAAAGGTCGAACCTGCAGTTTGTAGATAAAAAGGAGGTTGTTTAGAAAGTCGGAAAAATACAAACTTTTTTATTTTTTCTTTCACGTGATTATCTTTTTCTATTTTGAATTCTGTTTCTAAAACAACTCCCTTCTTTGGAAAGGGAGACTTTCTATAGGAAAAGCTTGAAAAATTTTTTAAAGTAGCAACTTCATAAGAATCTAAATCCAAGTAAACAACCTTTTCTAAAAAGTCCTTTATTTCTCTTCCAAATGCTCCTGCATTCTGAGCTACAAGTCCACCAACGGTTGCTCTTGGGATTCCTGCAAAGATTTCAAAAAGAGAAAAATTTTCTTTTATTTGTAGTTTTAGGACTTCAGAAAGAGAAACTCCTGCTCCTAAAATTATTGAGTTTCTTTTTATTTTGATTTTTTTAAACTTTCTAAGACTTACGATTTTGCTTTCTATTTTTTCTGGAAGAACCGTATTTGAACCACCACCAATTATGTAAACTTTTTCACTTTTTAAGATTGACTTAAGTTCTTCAAGATTTTCAGGAAAATAAACGGGATAGACAGAACCTATCCCGATAGTTGTTAAAACGTGTGCAGGAAGTTTTTTAACTTCCAAATTGTTCCTCTAATTCTTTTGCTGCTTTTACAAAGCTTTTAAAGAGAGGATGAGGATTTCTTGGCCTTGATTTAAATTCTGGATGAAATTGAACTGCAACAAACCAAGGATGATCGTTTATTTCTACAATTTCTACTAATCTTCCATCAGGAGATGTTCCGGCAATTACAAGACCGGCTTTCTCAAGAACTTCTCTAAATTTGTTATTAAATTCGTATCTATGTCTATGTCTTTCAGAAATTTCATTTTCTTTATAGGCTTCATAGCTTAAAGTTCCCTCCTTCAAAACACAAGGATAGGCTCCAAGACGCATTGTTCCGCCTTTTTCTTTTACTTTCTTTTGTTCTTCCATAAGATCTATAACAGGATAAGGAGTAGTTGAACTAAATTCTGAACTGTGAGCATCTTTAAGACCAGCAACATTTCTTGCAAATTCTATAACTGCACATTGCATTCCAAGACATATTCCAAAAAATGGAATTTTATTTTCTCTTGCAAACTTAATGGCCTTTATCTTTCCTTCAACGCCTCTTTCCCCAAATCCACCAGGCACTAAAACTCCTGAAACATCTGATAGAAATTCTTCGGGTTCTTTTTCGTCTAATTCTTCTGCGTTTACCCATTTTATTTCTACTTTTACATCATTTGCAGCACCAGCATGAACAAACGATTCTATTATGCTTTTGTAAGCATCAGGGAGCTCTATGTACTTTCCAACAACTGCTATTTTCACTGTACCTTTAGAAGGTTTTTTCATTTTCTGAACGATATTTTTCCAGTCATCCAAGTTTGACTTTTGAGAAGCAGAAAGCTGTAGTTTTTCTATTATCAATTCGTCAATTCTTTCTTTCTGAAGAACAAGAGGTACTTCGTAAATAGTTGACAAATCTTTAGCAGTTATAACTTCATGCTCTTTTAGATTTGCAAATAGAGCAATTTTCCTTTTTACACTTTGGGGAATAGAACGCTCTGCTCTGCACACAATTATGTCTGGTTGAATACCTATAGCTCTGAGCTCTTTAACAGAATGCTGAGTTGGTTTAGTTTTTAGCTCTCCTGCAGCTTTAACGTAAGGAACATAAGTAACATGAATGTATATTGCATTACTTTTTCCAACTTCCGCTCCAAGTTGTCTTATTGCTTCAAGAAAAGGTAACCCTTCTATATCTCCGACAGTTCCTCCGACCTCAACAATAACAACATCTACATCTGTAGACATTAATTGTTTAATTTTTTCTTTTATTAGATTTGTCACGTGAGGTATTACTTGAACTGTTCCTCCTAAAAATTCTCCTCTTCTCTCTTTTTGGATTATCTCCTGATAGATTTGGCCTGAAGTAATATTGTTGATTCTCTTCATGGTTGCTTTTGTAAACCTTTCATAATGACCAAGATCAAGGTCAGTCTCAGCACCGTCATCTGTAACGTAAACTTCTCCATGCTGATAAGGATTCATAGTTCCTGCATCAACGTTTAAGTAAGGATCAAGCTTTTGAATAGTTACTTTAAATCCTCTACTTTCTAAAAGAGTTCCGATAGAAGAAGCAGTAATTCCTTTTCCTATAGAAGAGAGAACTCCTCCTGTAACAAAAATTAGCTTTGAAGCCATTAGACCTCTCCTCTTTCCAATTTTTCAGCAGCTTTTTTCAAATCTTCTTCTGTATCTATTCCAAAAGACCCTTCTGAAACTACAGATACATAAATCTTTTTTCCGTTTTCTATAATTCTAAGCTGTTCTAATTTCTCTATTCTTTCCAAAAAACCCTCATTCCATGAGACAAACTTTTGTAAAGAATTTTTTGTATAGCCATAAATTCCTATATGTTTCAAGTAGTTACCTATTTGAATTCTACCATCGCGAGGATAAGGAATTACATTCCTTGAAAAATAGATTGCATGGTTATGTTTATCAACTACAACTTTAACATTGTTTGGATTTAGTATCTCTTCTTCATTGTTAAATCTTACCGCGATAGTTGCGTATTCTTCTCCTTTCTGGAGAGCTCCCACGATGGGTAAAACATGGTCTGCTTTCACAAAGGGTTCATCTCCCTGGACATTTACTATGTACTCAAACTCAAGATCTTTAACAGCTTCAAAAATTCTATCTGTACCACTTGGATGAGAAGGAGATGTCATTACAGCTTTAGCTCCAAATTTTTCAGCTATTTTCTTTACTCTTAAATCATCTGTTGCAACAAGAACGTTTTCTGTAATCTTAAGACATGACTCTACAACCCAAGCAATTAATGGCTTACCACAAAGAAGCCTTAAAGGTTTTTCAGGAAGTCTATTAGATTTTATTCTCGCAGGAATGGCAATAAGAAACTTCTTCACTATTCCTCCAAGGATCAGGGAAGAAAAACTTTTAAACAAGAACAGATTTAACTATTGATTCAAACATTCTGTATCCATCCACACTACCTAAGATTGCCTCAGAAGCTCTTTCAGGATGAGGCATCAATCCAAAAACATTTCCTCTTTTGTTACAGATACCAGCAATGTTATTAAGAGAGCCGTTTGGATTAAATTCTTCAGAAATAACTCCCTCTGGTGAGCAGTACCTTACGACTATTTGTCCATTTTCTTCTAATTCCTTTAGTGTTTCAGGAGTACAAGTATAGTTTCCTTCAGCGTGAGCTATAGGAATTCTTATAATTTCTCCTTTTTTATAAAGGTGGGTAAAAGGAATCTCGTTGTTTTCAACTTTTAAATAGACAAATTCACATATGAAGGATAACGTTTTATTGGGTAACATTGCTCCTGGCAAAAGACCTGCTTCTAATAGAATTTGAAATCCATTACAAATCCCCATTACAAGGCCACCTTTTTCTGCAAATTCACAGATAGCTTCTGTAACCGGAGAAAGTTTTGCCATCGCTCCAGCTCTTAAATAATCTCCATAAGAAAATCCCCCTGGAACAATAACACAATCAATACCAGCTAAACTTTGCTCTTTATGCCATAGATACTTCACATCATGACCAAGAACTTTTTCAATAACCCATCCGATGTCTCTATCACAGTTACTCCCAGGATAAACAGGTATTCCAAATTTCATCTTTTCACCTCTTCTACTTCATAAGTATACTCTTCTATTACTGGATTTACTAAAAACTTCTTTGCCATTTCCTCTATTTCCCTTTTTACTTCTTCAGGAGAATCAGCTTCAATGTTCATTGTAATGTATTTACCAACTTTAACGTTCTTTACTTTTTCGAATCCTAAACTATGAGCTGCCTTCTCTACTGCAATTCCCTGAGGGTCAAGAACTCCTTTTCTGTAAGTAATAAAAATTTTCACAAAGTAATTTGCCATTTTCCACTCCTTTATGCATAATCTTTGGGGAAATTTTAGCAAACGGAGATTGAAGTTTGGCTCGTAAGAAGTGTAAAAGTTGTAGATTTGTGAAACTTTACTTTGTTGTAATTTTTGTTTCTTCTATAGTTGTAAGATTCTTTAAAGATTATTCCGCTGTAGTTAGTTTTTTCTTAATGGTTGGTATTCCTATATTACTTTTAAGAAAAACTCCAGAAGAATTAGGTTACAAAAACTTCCTTAAAGGTTTAAAGTGGGGTATTGGAACGTCTTTATTAATTCTTCCTGTTTATGCTCTACTTTGTAGCAATTTTGGAGAAATTAATACTCATTTTAAAAGTTTTTTAAGCATTATTCTTTTTTACTTTACAGTTGCTGTGGCAGAAGAAACATTTTTTAGAGGATATCTTTACTCGGAAATAGAAAATGAACCTCTCTTTGGCCCTATTTCTAAAGCAAACTTTGTATCAAGTTTTCTTTTTGCCATAGCTCACGTTCTTATTTACTACAATCCAATCATGTTTAAAGTCTTCTTTCCTTCTCTCGTTATGGGATATATTTATGAAAGAAGTAAGTCCATTGGAGCTCCTATAATCTTCCATTGGCTTTCTGATATTATTTACCAGTTTGTTAGATGTTAAAAAAGACGTTTAGAAAAGAGTATCAAATGATAACAATGGAGGAACCGTGGATTATCTTTGGGAAGATACTATAGCAGCAATAGGAACTCCTATTGGAAAGGGTGCAATAGGAATAGTCAGAATTTCGGGAAAAGATTCTCTAAAAATTCTTAAAGAGATATTTAGAACCAAAGAGGGAAGTAAAAAAGAAAAATTTGAAAACCGAAAAATGCACTACGGTTTAGTAGTTGATAGATTCGAAGAACCAATAGATGAAGTTCTTGCGGTATACATGAGAGCTCCTAAAACTTTTACTGGAGAGGATATCGTAGAAATCCATAGCCATGGAGGTATAGTCGTTGTAAGAAAAATATTAAGAGAAGTACTATCAAAGGGAGCAAGACTTGCAGAGCCTGGCGAATTTTCAATGAGAGCTTTTATAAATGGAAAAATAGATCTTGTTCAAGCTGAAGCAATAAACGAGCTTATTAATGCTACAAGTGAAGTTGGTGCAAAATTGGCACTTAAACAGCTTGAAGGTGCTCTTTCAAATAAAATAAAAGAATTAAGAGATAAACTTCTTGAAGTTAAAGCTTATATAGAAGCTGCAGTTGATTTTCCAGATGAAGAAATAGAAATATTTGAGACTGGACACATTAGAGAAAAAATACTTGAAATAGTAGAAAAAATAGAAAAATTGGTTTCAACTTATAAAGATGGAAAAGTTTTAAAAGAAGGAATAAAAGTAGCTATTGTTGGAAGACCCAATGTTGGGAAATCATCGCTTCTTAATGCTATCTTAAAGGAAGAAAGAGCTATTGTTACAGAGATTCCAGGAACAACACGAGATATTATCGAAGAAACGGTTACCTTAAAAGGAATTCCACTGAGGTTAATAGATACTGCCGGAATAAGAGAAGCTATAGATAAAGTAGAGCAAATAGGAATAGAAAGAACTATGAAAAGTTTAGAAGAAGCTGACGTAATTCTTTTTGTTATAGATGGTTCTATTGGTTTTACAGAAGAAGACAGAAAAATATCTAAAGTTCTTAAGAAAAAAGAAAATGTAATCCTCGTTATCAACAAAAAAGACCTTGGACTTAAACTTTCCTGCAGAGAATCTATAGATTGGAAAGAATGTGTTGAGCTTAGTGCAAAGAGTACAGAAGGAATAGACGAGCTTGGAGAAAAAATAGTAAATCTTGTTCTTTTAGAACCTGAAACCATTTTAAAGGGAGAAGAACCACTATTAACAAACGAAAGGCACAGGGAACTTCTTGAATCTGCAAAAAAATCTTTGTTAAAAGTGATAGATAGTCTTGACACAGGATTTGAATCTCCAGAGTTTATTTCAATGGATATAGATGAAGCTCTTTATTCACTTGGTAAAATTGTTGGGCAAGTTACAACTGAAGATATGCTTGATATAATTTTTTCAAAATTTTGTATAGGAAAGTAAAAGTTGAAAGACTCGAAACTACAGGTTATTGTAATTGACAGTGATGTAGAAAAACCAAAAAGATACAGAATTTCAAAAAAGAAAATCAAAGTTTTAGCTATTGCTTCCTTATTCTTTACTACAGTTCTTTTGATATATACAAGTATTCTTACTTACAAATCGTATAGTTATTACAGCAAGACAGAGAAAGAAATTAAAGAGTTAAAAGAGGAACTTGCCCAGTATAAAAGTGAAAATGGACAACTGAAAGTACAGTTAGCTAAGCTCAAAGACGAAAAAGAAAAAACTATAGAAGAATTAGCAAAGAGAATAGAAATTATAGATTCGATTATGAAGAAAGTAGGTATAAATGTTCTATCAACAAATAAAGAAGGTGAAGGTGGTCTTGCAATACCGATAGAAAAACTTCTTACCACTAATGAAAATATTGATTTATCTCCAGTCATTCCAGATCTTGACTACATAATCCAAAACCTGAAAACAACTCCACTAGGTTACCCTACAGTAGGAAGAATAACTTCTGGATTTGGACTACGGAGAAATCCAATTACGGGAAGGATAGAATTCCATCTTGGTGTTGATATTGCCAATACTTGGGGGACTCCTGTAAGAGCTTCAGCAGATGGTAAAGTTATAAAAGCAGGTTGGTGCGGACTTATGGGTAAATGCATTGTTATAAAACATAATAAAGATTTTTCCACTTACTACGGTCATTTAGCGAAAATTTTTGTTAAAAAAGGAGAATATGTAGAAAAAGGGCAAATTATAGGAATAACAGGAAATAGCGGTAGAAGTACAGGCCCTCATCTTCACTATACAATTAAGTACAAAAATAAAATAGTCAATCCCATTGCTTATATGGAGGTTTCCCCATGATAGGAAAAAAGAAAGAAAGTAACGATTTAACGGAAATTAAAAGCATTTTAGCTGAAGGGTTAAAAATAGAAGGAAATGTCTGTGCAGAAGGAAAAATAAGGATTGATGGAGAGATTGTTGGGGATATAAAAGGTAATTACGTAATCCTTGGAGAAACTGCAAAAGTAAAAGGAAACATATTTGCAGAATCTATAATTATCATGGGAAATGTTGAAGGTAATATAAACTCTCATGAAGTAGAAATAAAAGCGTATGGA encodes:
- a CDS encoding ORF6C domain-containing protein gives rise to the protein MNALKKFLSMFILFFFVGLHNTYATNSSSDCVAYTKVDNICITIPEFKSYYKHYKAEIIKEKGKGNWFFTLADKIAATKELMVQKLLLHEAEKNKIETTEYFKKYQEEIKEGIKEIDNYISKLKNEKKLSNKKLEELAKKLKARLINGYKVKAYLEMTLKDAIKVTRDDIDNFMMAHKGKYGFEPDPKNPKLQVIRKKELVEAIREEKRQLAANQLAHYLLDTYKVTINKDLLKKIKD
- a CDS encoding multiheme c-type cytochrome, with product MRGLMKLATIAAAGILSLGIYTTDAAAKYDYTNYSASGLSKESSQCLDCHRKATPFVVNDWKRSKHFYNGVGCYECHKTDESNPAAYDHYGFTISTLVTPKQCGVCHPKVAKEYMDSIHAHSGLISQKAEAKSGGNFAVIVMQMMGWDKNTVIPHQTTNGESTWDDIINDPCWPYAGVPNNLKTPRPKASAVIKIFANWGCYSCHGTKIEIAKKTKDKVVFDLRTWPMIGAGTINPDGTIGNCAACHPFHSFRLKIVRAGIGACGRCHESEDHPNYEMFGKSMHGAMFLSQFDEWNMDAPAIKAGQDYFAPTCGTCHMGAVYQGDKMIYAPTHNPASICKWKLGMWKLVFVRKAGRPHPGLPSVKYPTDGIKNRERAFAMCTQCHTKQWVANCFIGGDLTMGVLDYFRRVAFQVERDLEKAGLNTPLDRKIVRDIGAMAVRPTEIAMFHYAPGYIWWEGIYRVAFELVEWLESSVEPRLGADYVSKYVSWIKKHVKKVEKYKKKHHIH
- a CDS encoding YeiH family protein yields the protein MAFSKENRAHTLNGILFVALFAIAATYISQCPFFSHLGISPLIIGIVLGMFYANTLRNKLPEAWTPGIIFSTKTLLRAAIVFYGFRITFQSIAAVGIPGIVASVSIVFSTFFIGYLLGTKIFKLDRDTSILTSAGSSICGAAAVLATEPVVKAEAHKSAIAVSTVVLFGTIAMFLYPFLYKAGYVHFDPETMGVYIGATVHEVAHVVAAGNAIGPEVAKDAIIVKMIRVMLIAPFLIILSLLLPKLGKALASNEKTKITIPWFAIGFIAVAGFNSLHLLPEKVVSYINALDTFALTMAMTALGMETSMDKFKGVGLKPIYLAFVLFLWLIFGGYFITKFAMSLGA
- a CDS encoding deoxycytidylate deaminase, encoding MPRPSWDEYFMSIAEMVSTRSTCIRRKVGAVLVKDKRIIATGYNGPPSGLKHPEEVGCLREKLNIPSGERHELCRGLHAEQNAIIQAALHGVFTKGSILYCTHCPCSLCTKMLINAGVVKVIYKEGYPDQLAKELAAEANLPMIQFKKEED
- the murB gene encoding UDP-N-acetylmuramate dehydrogenase, whose amino-acid sequence is MEVKKLPAHVLTTIGIGSVYPVYFPENLEELKSILKSEKVYIIGGGSNTVLPEKIESKIVSLRKFKKIKIKRNSIILGAGVSLSEVLKLQIKENFSLFEIFAGIPRATVGGLVAQNAGAFGREIKDFLEKVVYLDLDSYEVATLKNFSSFSYRKSPFPKKGVVLETEFKIEKDNHVKEKIKKFVFFRLSKQPPFYLQTAGSTFKNPLGDSAGKLLDLVGMKGFKVGGVKFSEIHANFCINEKGSFEEFKKLISIAKERVKEKFNVELELEVKIPR
- a CDS encoding CTP synthase, with the protein product MASKLIFVTGGVLSSIGKGITASSIGTLLESRGFKVTIQKLDPYLNVDAGTMNPYQHGEVYVTDDGAETDLDLGHYERFTKATMKRINNITSGQIYQEIIQKERRGEFLGGTVQVIPHVTNLIKEKIKQLMSTDVDVVIVEVGGTVGDIEGLPFLEAIRQLGAEVGKSNAIYIHVTYVPYVKAAGELKTKPTQHSVKELRAIGIQPDIIVCRAERSIPQSVKRKIALFANLKEHEVITAKDLSTIYEVPLVLQKERIDELIIEKLQLSASQKSNLDDWKNIVQKMKKPSKGTVKIAVVGKYIELPDAYKSIIESFVHAGAANDVKVEIKWVNAEELDEKEPEEFLSDVSGVLVPGGFGERGVEGKIKAIKFARENKIPFFGICLGMQCAVIEFARNVAGLKDAHSSEFSSTTPYPVIDLMEEQKKVKEKGGTMRLGAYPCVLKEGTLSYEAYKENEISERHRHRYEFNNKFREVLEKAGLVIAGTSPDGRLVEIVEINDHPWFVAVQFHPEFKSRPRNPHPLFKSFVKAAKELEEQFGS
- the kdsB gene encoding 3-deoxy-manno-octulosonate cytidylyltransferase, producing MKKFLIAIPARIKSNRLPEKPLRLLCGKPLIAWVVESCLKITENVLVATDDLRVKKIAEKFGAKAVMTSPSHPSGTDRIFEAVKDLEFEYIVNVQGDEPFVKADHVLPIVGALQKGEEYATIAVRFNNEEEILNPNNVKVVVDKHNHAIYFSRNVIPYPRDGRIQIGNYLKHIGIYGYTKNSLQKFVSWNEGFLERIEKLEQLRIIENGKKIYVSVVSEGSFGIDTEEDLKKAAEKLERGEV
- the purQ gene encoding phosphoribosylformylglycinamidine synthase subunit PurQ, giving the protein MKFGIPVYPGSNCDRDIGWVIEKVLGHDVKYLWHKEQSLAGIDCVIVPGGFSYGDYLRAGAMAKLSPVTEAICEFAEKGGLVMGICNGFQILLEAGLLPGAMLPNKTLSFICEFVYLKVENNEIPFTHLYKKGEIIRIPIAHAEGNYTCTPETLKELEENGQIVVRYCSPEGVISEEFNPNGSLNNIAGICNKRGNVFGLMPHPERASEAILGSVDGYRMFESIVKSVLV
- the purS gene encoding phosphoribosylformylglycinamidine synthase subunit PurS — encoded protein: MANYFVKIFITYRKGVLDPQGIAVEKAAHSLGFEKVKNVKVGKYITMNIEADSPEEVKREIEEMAKKFLVNPVIEEYTYEVEEVKR
- a CDS encoding CPBP family intramembrane glutamic endopeptidase, with translation MARKKCKSCRFVKLYFVVIFVSSIVVRFFKDYSAVVSFFLMVGIPILLLRKTPEELGYKNFLKGLKWGIGTSLLILPVYALLCSNFGEINTHFKSFLSIILFYFTVAVAEETFFRGYLYSEIENEPLFGPISKANFVSSFLFAIAHVLIYYNPIMFKVFFPSLVMGYIYERSKSIGAPIIFHWLSDIIYQFVRC
- the mnmE gene encoding tRNA uridine-5-carboxymethylaminomethyl(34) synthesis GTPase MnmE, which translates into the protein MDYLWEDTIAAIGTPIGKGAIGIVRISGKDSLKILKEIFRTKEGSKKEKFENRKMHYGLVVDRFEEPIDEVLAVYMRAPKTFTGEDIVEIHSHGGIVVVRKILREVLSKGARLAEPGEFSMRAFINGKIDLVQAEAINELINATSEVGAKLALKQLEGALSNKIKELRDKLLEVKAYIEAAVDFPDEEIEIFETGHIREKILEIVEKIEKLVSTYKDGKVLKEGIKVAIVGRPNVGKSSLLNAILKEERAIVTEIPGTTRDIIEETVTLKGIPLRLIDTAGIREAIDKVEQIGIERTMKSLEEADVILFVIDGSIGFTEEDRKISKVLKKKENVILVINKKDLGLKLSCRESIDWKECVELSAKSTEGIDELGEKIVNLVLLEPETILKGEEPLLTNERHRELLESAKKSLLKVIDSLDTGFESPEFISMDIDEALYSLGKIVGQVTTEDMLDIIFSKFCIGK